The following DNA comes from Nicotiana sylvestris chromosome 10, ASM39365v2, whole genome shotgun sequence.
TTCCATCTGGGAAACTCATCGGTTTTATAGTCAGCCGGAGAGGCATCGAATTGGATCCATctaagataaagtccattcgagatctgccacccccaaagaacaaaaaggaggtcatgagtttgctcgggaggttgaactatatcagtaggttcattaCTCATCTCACAACCACGTGTGAGaccatctttaagttgctgaaaaaGTATATCGTTGTCAGATGAATAGACGATTGCCAAAAGGCTTTTGACAGGATCAAAGATTATCTGCCAAAACCCCATATACTGGTCCCACCTAAACCTGGTAGGCCTTTATTTTTATATCTATCAGTGATGGATAATTCCTTTGGATGCGTTCTAGGGCAACATGATGCAACAGGCAGAAAGGAACATGCAATctattatttgagcaagaagttcaccgattatgaggttaagtacacccttttagaaaggacatgttgtgccttgacttgggtcgctcaaaagctgagacattatattttgtcttacactacttacctcatatccagaatggatcctttgaagtacatcttccaaatgccaatgcccactggcaggctcgtaaaatggcaaatcctgctcacagagtttgatatcgtctatgtcactcgcaccgcgatgaaagcacaggctttgacagatcatttggctgagaatccagTTGATGATGAGTACATGCTACTTAGCACATACTTCCCAGATAAAGAGGTCAACTCAATAGAGGAAATGGTTCCAGACGATCACCTTGtatggaaaatgtattttgatgggGCTGTCAATATCAAAAGAGTTGGGATCGGGGCAATCCTCATATCATCTATTGGACATCATTACCCTGCAATGGCCCAACTTCAATTCTTCTGTACCAATAATACCgcagaatatgaagcttgtatcatGGGTTTGAAAATGGCCATTGATTTGGATGTGCATGAACTATtagttatgggagattctgacttgcttatccggcaagcccaaagCGAATGAGAGACTTGACACATCAAACTTATTCTGTACAGACAATATGTGCGAGACTTGAGCAAAAGATTCAAATCtatcgagttcaggtacattccctGATTTCACAACGAGCTAGCCGATGCCTTGGCTAATCTAGCCTCGATGCTCCCTTATCCAGGCAACACTCATATTGATCCACTAGAAATCGAAGTTCGAAATCAACATAGTTACTGCAATACAATCGAGACAGAAccagatggtgaaccatggtatcatgacataaaaTAATTcctgaaaacaagagaatataaAGAGCATGCCaaaggagatcaaaaaagaactaTAAGGCGACTCGCCAGTGGTTTCTTCCTGAATGGGGAAAttctgtacaagaggaccccaAATTTAAACTTTTTGAGATGCATAGACGCTACAGAAGCAGAGCGGATCATGAGTGAAGTGCATTCAGGGgtatgcggacctcacatgaatggatatattttggcgaagaagattctacgggcagggtattactggcttaccatggagcgagattacTTCAGATTTGTTCGCAAGTGTCACCAGTGCCAGATTCATGGTGACCTGATTCACTCGCCTccttcggagttgcatcccatgtactctccttggcctttcgttgcatggggaatggatgttattgggccgatcgatccaaaggcttcaaatgggcatagattcattttggttgcaattgattacttcaccaagtgggtggaagccGTCACTTTCAAAGTAGTCACCAAGAAAGGAGTGAAAGACTTTGTTCACTCCAACATCATTTAtcgctttggtatcccaaagaccattatcactgacaatgcagccaatctaaatagtcatttgatgaaggggaCAATTCAAAATCATGCATCACCATTCTACCCCTtaccggccaaaagccaatggagcCGTTGAAacggcaaacaagaacatcaagaagattcttaggaagatgatccaaggttccaggcaatagcatgaaaagttgccttttgctcttTTGGGATACCGTACGACTGTTCGCACATCTGTTGGCGCAACTCCGTATCTGCTTGTATACAGAACTGAAGTTGTAATACCCGCTAAAGTCGAAATTCCCTCTCTCCAAATTATTGTGGAATCAGATATTGAAGAcactgagtgggtcaagacccgattAGAACAACTAATGTTGATCGATGAAAAACGGCTAGCAGCAGTGTGTTTCGGCTAGttataccagcaaagaatggcacacacttacaataagaaagtgcgcccaaggcagtttgaggtaggccagctgattttgaaacgcatccttccgcaccaggtagaagctaaaggaaagttcaCCCCGAACTGGCAAGGACCCTACATCATCAAGAAAGTGTTACCAAAAGAGGCCTTACACTTGGTAGATGAAGAAGGACGGGTACAGACATGACTATTAACggagatgcagtcaaaagatattatgtctgaTATATACCTATTATAGAATTTTCATGCATTGATTTTCTCAGATTGAAGTGACGAAGGCTACCATTTGCTCTATATTCCAAATATGTATCACCCTTTTTGTTAATCCTTTTGAGTCGTATTTGTCTTCCTTGTTTCTCACTTTTTGGAACTTGTGTACTTGTAAAAAAAAACACCAACAACAAATCTCTGAATCATTGAACTACGTCCGAcctgattctgaaaggatacataggcagccttaccctgggttcgatcccatcagaacaaaaaatccatattcccaatactccaaaactagggtagaagtttgttttatttcaCGGTTTTTCTGTAAAaacgattccaaaagttgtaattcagttCAAGGTTCATTTCACCTTTTTACCTTTCAAGAACTTCTGATCAATGTTTTTTAAGAATGATTGAAGTCCCCAGGCCAAAGGCATTGGGTAACCTCCCTCATACAGTATCTTagtcaaaagaaaaaggaaaaaaaaaagaaaaaagaaatgagagagtcttattagtaaaaacctgtacgggcactataaggcggcAGTGAGCATagaaataagagagtcttgttggtgaaaactcagatgggcaccataaggcgacggttagtagagaaatgagagaggttagttaGCGAAAACCTGCAAAGGACGCTACTAGTCGAATAAGGGTCTTTGATTCTCCGGCATGAGCACAACCAAGACAAATTTAAGATGAACATTTGCGGCGGATTTTGAGAATTAGAAAGCTCAGACAGATCATGCgtccagtccaaaatgcatgCCATGGTTCATTAAATTCGGCACATACCTCCAGATAAGTCTCCCTATTCCTTCCCCCGAAAGGGACATCTTTTGTTTAAGCACAATTCTTTTTTGCTTCCAATTAGTATTCTGTTTTTacccataatttttctttgagtccctttcggtctaatcTCGTATCAAAGTCGAAGCAAAGAAAGGGTTGCAAAACTGACTACAGTTTCCCCGTAATGTCGAGCACAATTTGGGGAATATATGGCATTGACGAAGGCACGAATCCATATGTGATCTCATTTGATAAGGCGAACAAAGTGTCTCAAAGAAACTGAAAAGGTCGCCTAAGCAAGACCTACTTCATGAGAAAAGTCGATAAATCACTAAGGACACAAACTGATACTGGGTGCAAGACAACTGGgcttgattttaaagaaaaatagccTTGCCTTAGAGACAAGGTTAGTGGTACCATGGACATCTGGGTATGAAACAGTTGGGGGCAACATTATAAAGCCAAGGTCTCTAGAAAATGATACAGAGCGGCAAAGCATCTCGGTACCACACTGACAGAATCGGTTCTTCGACAGCAGTGGCCGTGAATCAAGCTACTCAaggcatcaaggccacaaaccaaccaccactttgaaaactcataaatttttctttttttgaagcaggaacaaagcatgaagaatggtgattctaaaagaacgaatgtcaccaaacgtaagCTCCTAAAAATCTCCattatttcttttactttcggcatacatcactattgttcacacctcTTATTTTTACGTAACTTAatccaggtagaacctttttcacctaggggatctagctcatagttccgggaagaaagtactcttcgctcaggttatttttacgtagcttaacccaggtagaacctttttcgcctagggggatccagctcatagctccgggtagaagtactcttcgctcaggttatttttacgtagcttaacccaggtagaacctttttcgcctaggggggatccaactcatagttctgggtagaagtactcttctcttagggtgttttacgtagcttaactaaggtataaccatttttcctagagggatccagctcatagtttcgggtagaaatactcttcgctcagggtgttttacgtagcttaactcaggtagaaccgtttctcctagagggatccagctcatagttccgggtagaagtactcttcgctcaggttgtttttacgtagcttaactccgGTAGAATCCTTTCGCCTAGGGAGATGCAgttcatagtttccgggtagtagtactcttcgctcagggtgttttacgtagcttaactcaggtagaatcctttaacctagggggatccagctcatagtttccaggtaaaagtactcttcgctcaggatgttttatgtagcttaactcagatagaaccatttcgcctagagggatccaactcatagttacgggtagaagtactctttgctcagggtgttttacatagcttaactcaggtagaaccgttttgcctagagggatccagctcatagttacgggtagaagtactcttcactcagggtgttttacattagcttaacctaggtagaacctttttcgcctagggggatccagctcatagctccgggtagaagtactcttcgctcaggttatttttaTGTAGCTTAATTCAGGTAGAACTatttcgcctagagggatccagctcatagctccgggtagaagtactcttcgcttagggtgttttatgtagcttaactcaggtagaatcgtTTCGCCTAGAATGATCCatctcatagttccgggtagaagtactcttcgcttagaacgctcaggttgtttttacgcagcttaactcaggtagaatcctttcgcctagggggatgcagctcatagttttcgggtagaagtactcttcgctcagggtgttacgtagcttaactcaggtagaaccgtttttcctagagggatccagctcatagtttcgggtagaagtactctttccTTAGGGTGTTTTACATAgattaactcaggtagaaccattttTCCTAGAGGGATCCAGCACATAGTTaagggtagaagtactcttcgctcagggtgttttatattagcttaacccaggtagaacctttttcgcctagggggatccagctcattaCTCCTGGTAGAAGTACActtcgctcaggttatttttacgtagcttaacccaggtagaaccatttttggcctagggggatccagctcatagttctgggtagaagtactcttctctcagggtgttttacgtagcttaactcaggtagaaccgtttcgcctagagggatccagctcatagttccaggtagaagtacactttgctcagggtgttttacgtagcttaactcaggtagaaccgtttcgcctagaggaatctagctcatagttccgggtagaagtactcttcgctcaggttgtttttacgcagcttaacttaGGTAGAATCATTTCTTCTAGGGGGAtgcagctcatagtttccgggtggaactactcttcgctcagggtgttttatgtagcttaactcaggtagaatcctttcacctagggggatccagcttatagttttcgggtagaagtactcttcactcagggtgttttacgtagcttaactcaggtagaagcgtttcgcctagagggatctagctcatagttacggatagaagtactcttcgctcagggtatttttacatagcttaactcaggtagaaacGTTTCGTctagagggatccagctcatagttacgggtagaagtactcttcgctcagggtgttttacattagcttagtccaggtagaaccttttcgcctagggggatccagctcatagctCCGGGTAGAagcactcttcgctcaggttattttacgtagcttaacctaggtagaacctttttcgcctagggggatccagctcatattccgGGTAGAAATACTCTTCTCTCAGGgtgttttatgtagcttaactcaggtagaacctttCTCCTAGAGGGgtccagctcatagttctgggtaTAAGTACTCTTCGCTCTGGGTAATTTACGgggcttaactcaggtagaaccgtttcgcctagagggatctagctcatagttctgggtagaaaTACTCTTCGCTCAAGTTGTTTTTACGCagtttaactcaggtagaatcctttcgcctagggggatctagctcatagtttcctggtagaagtactcttcgcttagggtgttttacgtagcttaacccaggtagaaattttttcgcctagggggatccatatcatagttccgggtagaattACTCTTCTcttagggtgttttacgtagcttaacccaggtagaacctttttcgcctaagaggatccagctcatagttccgggtagaagtactcttctctcggggtgttttacgtagcttaactcaggtagaatcctttcgcctagggggatgcagctcatagtttccgggtggAAATAATCTTCGCTCGGGgtattttacgtagcttaacccaggtagaaccgtttcgcctagggggatccagttcGTAGTAccgggtagaagtaatcttcgctcagTTTGTTTAATACAGTTTAACTCAGATCAAACCTTTTTTCACCTAGAAGGATTCAACACTTTATCAATAATACATGGTGCTAACACCCGATTCTATTTCCTTCTAGTAAGAGAAGGTACCATCCCCTGATTACATTTCCTTTCAGTAGTATGAGGTACCGATCCCTGGTTACACAATTATTCGTTACCAAATTTTATCCCTTTTTAGCTAGTTTTTACTACTGTTTCTGTATGCCTtttcaataaattagataatttacaTATTTCCCTAATAACTCACAAAAATTTTCTAGTGCTAGACTGGGGCAGAAAAAGTTTGTTcgtttttgtttgtctttgattGCTTTGCAGGCTCTGCCGTATACCACAAGTGACGATTAAAGCTTGCAGTTTCAGTTTCTCATCAGATCCTTAGATCACAAGATAGTCGGAGTTTAGCTTTGATAATGTGTCAGCAGCCCAGCTTCTCGAGATTCATCTGCTCAAATTCTGATCCAGAAAACAAGCCATCGAGATTGAGtcataatcttttcttcaaaagaattaagatccaatctaaggtcaacacaagcgagcaggtcaagaatcaagatttgactccGGAAGACACGTGGATAGGCATTTTTGTGCTCTTAGTTTGCAGACATATGTAgtgctcttctctttttcttttgatgtaaGAAGCAGTAACGGTAAGAGtaacagcaacagcagcagcaacagcagtctTAACTCCAGTGTCTGATAGTCCCACCTACCAAATTTTTccaaaactacactgacctgattcctttatagccaaggatatgtaggcaacctcagaagcaaggttcggtcaccacctttttcaaaatgcttccactAAAGTGAATGTGAGTAAAAATTATCCACGACATTtatttgtctttgcacgaaaactcttcatattctcgagcaaagaggggcagcagtaaatgcctaatttttgccttgtatatatatatatatatatatatatgtatatatgtgtgtgtgtgtgtttcttcttatttgtgtatgtataTGTTTTAAGAGTTGAGTAATGGTTTGATAAATAAGGTAGGGATTGGGTTagagtaatttaattaaaattgagCCAAAATTTGCCCAAATTTTAAGCCCAAAGAGCCCAAATCCGGCCCAAAAGGGGGCTGCCaagaagagcttaaaacgacgtagttttgtcttgaaactacgccgttttggttaagtgacaagattcaatctcatccacccatcttgatttaatccaacggtcctagtttgatcttcatcctaggtatataaagcctaaaatccccaaaaatttgcCCCATTTCcccttattttctctctcttctttccctctcatcactctctcttctctctcccccaAGCCGCCGCCGCCGGAAATCCCCCACCGGCAGCGGCCGACCTCCAATCCGCCCCAAAATTTCATCATGTAATCTCCAACACctcctctttccatatctccaaaccaaatccttcaaaaccccctcaaactccttgaatcttagatctaggaaatTTTAATCGCcacttttttgcccaaattcttgaagctccGGCCACTACCATCCTGTAATACCTATATCAATGGATAGAACTCCTCAAGACCTACCTATTGATTCCAATTCTACTCCAAAAGACCGGCCAAATTCTGGCAACCTCCCCGAACACCCTCttttggtataccaccattttttcggccacttgaattgtaaaatggtaaaaatcctattctttttcatggctgattttttatttttatttttatttttcagattttatttttgtctattattaattattttagcattagtttttgaagtttgaaatgttaaattttctgtttttgcatttgttgaagtagtaaaataacTTTGTGTTGATTAAAGTGAGGTAGTGAGGAAATACTTGAGAGTATATGGTAAAATCGTAATCCTGCCCCgttattaattttttgattttttttagttagAGTTAGTTTCTATCTTGTTTCGTCATTTAATTCATTTTTGATTATGTTTGTCTAGTTGGTTTTATTAAATCGCTTCAGCGATAGCGTGCGTTTCGTTTAGCTTTAATGATTAATTTTTGTTTGCTTACGATTGGTTCATAACACATGTGTTGaagtttaattacatgttttaatacTTGGTTTAGTTTGAATCAACAGGGtgatattgatgttgttaaaatctgaagtttatgttattttatcacaaaataggGTGCTAGTAGCCTACTTTTACTAAGTTAGGGTGGCTGAAATgatatttttttctctttgtttctGACATAGTAGATTTCCTTTGACCTTTGGAcagattttgaatagtgtttagCACACAATATCAGTTTTTGTTGGACAGATTTTtggtgaaccaaaatctgtccaaATTTGCCTATTTAAGGGCTGCCCTTTCTTCACTTTAAGGGGGACTCCATCACACATTTGTTGGACAGTTTTTACACCCTAAAAAATACAATTTTGAGAGTGAAAAATCAGCAACTAAAGCACCATTTAGTAAGCTAAAATGGTGAGCTTTCTGAGTGAATTTTAAAGTGCAAACTTTTAGAAAAGTATGAGTCTTCTTTAGAGTTGGTTCTGAGTTTTCTTCTCTAAGATTTTCGGGTTGTTTTAAATACTATTTTGCTACTGTTTGCTGCTGCTTTTGTTGCTGAAATTCAGTTCCTCCCTGCTGACATTTTCTTTCTACTATCCAGGTAATTCCTTTAATGTACTAAAATTTTTTATCAAGGATTGATGCAAGTAAAGCAACTTGAGTCCATCGATGTATTTTgagctttttttctttttgaaaaaagATATTCTGTCCAAACTGCTTTAAATATCCTTTAAGTTGACATGGAATAAATATTCAAGTGTTCGAATCCATCAGATTGTCATCTTATGAATTTGTTTGCTTTCATGTACCAAATAATAGATATGTAGAAGGTTTTGTGATTATTTAGATTATTGGGTTAAAGATGGCTTTATTGTTAAACTTTTTATGgcctttatgtttttttttttagttcTGGAGTTTTATTTGCCATTGTTTGGATAAGGACACAACCATAAAGTTATTTTGAATGCGTACTAGTTTCATCATTGAGCTTGTGTCCGACTCTTATTTAAAGTATTACTTGTGATACCCGGTTTACAAAACTTTAGTAATATTGAAGATTACATGAAGTTTTTTTTAAGCTATTCTTTGGAGTTTGTAAAGAGGTTTAGAGTTGGTAAGTGTTAGTTTTCCATAATTTAGTATTCATTAGTTTGTTAAGATTTATATGTATTTGAGTTATAGAATTAGCTTGTATTAGTGATTTGCTTACTGTGAAGAaggtttaaataattaaaatattgaGCTTTAGACATCATGTttgtcaatgatttttttttaaaaaaaattgttgttACTTGGTCAAGGTAAGTAGAGTTTATGTGTCTAAGAATTGATCAGTTTATTTGAGTCATGGGATTTTATTCGGAATTTAAAAGAATGTTATATGTTAATTTTTGTCTTactttatttgtattttctttttcttttttctctttaatTGCTTGTATTATTTTgctctatctatactatattaaaagcacgaaggtccttagcgaaatgtcgttcgtcttttttatccttttaaaatatagttcacattggacaaaatagtcattagatcattctcctaatatttagaaataattatttaattatttttctaatatataGGAGCATTTACTTAATTAGGAGtattcatttaattattttccttatatttagaatttactttttttaattctaGAATTCTGTACTTTTCGATCCAAACTAGGAAAGTTTCATCCACTTTATAAGGTTTTGTTTtattaataaattttttaaaatttcaactCCACTCAGATTAGGAGTACTatattaaagagaaaaaaaacattttaaaaaaagGATTGAAAGAAAACAGGTGAAAGATCTCATGTATGTCAACAACGATGGAATTTTGTTCTTGTTTCCGGCTTTTGTTTCATTCACTTAATTATTGTAGTGTTTGTACAATTTGTATAGCTTAATTATTGTAGTGTCTGTATAATTCGTATAGCATTAGAAAACATCCAATTAagaatttaaataatattttaatttattgacttcaaaatattagacatcaataataataaaacaaggaTTGAAATAACTCTTAAAATAGTATTTGTATATATGACACAAGAATAAATGTTATTTTTACTAAaagtaataatagtaataatgtATTAATAAATACATATAGAATATATAAATAATGTATTTGGTATCCTGTATTATTTTTTAGAATGTATAATGTATAATTAGGTGAATGACAGATAAAACAAATGAATTACAAATATTATAATTCTGTGATTCCACAAAGGTGTTTGTTGAACAAGTTTTATTCCAAAAACATCTAATACTgtactattaaaataattatttaatttttaatatttaaaactttaaaattatctaaaattttattaaaattttctATTTGAATTAAGTAGGACTCCTAATAttagaaatttaaaattgaataagaTTTTGCTTGCGTTGTAATATCTATCTATTTATCTATACTATTATAAAACATAAAGGCTttcatttaattttattttataattcaggacaaataaatttaatatttatataatttttaagaATTTTATATTCATTGATATggatacacgcgcaacgcgcgtacccTATGACTAGTAGATAAAAATGTATTTGGATAAATTGGGATAGGGAAGTGGATTTTACAAACTAATTATTATAACAAAAATTACTTTGTACACATCTCCTAATTTATGGAAGTAgtttattaaatttttttttaaaaaaaaacagttaattcttttttttactattaaaataattcaatatttctcttttttttaatagTTTCATTTGTTGACCACGAGTTCCTACATGATCCTTGGTTGATATTAATCAGTAAAAATGGTCATGTGTGCATCGCCACTTCTTGATTTTAGAATAATAATTCATCTTTTAGTTAATCGTATTTGACCATGTGTTCATACCCGTTCCTTGGTTAAATGCACATAATTAAATAAGGATTTTGCGTGCTTATACGCTCCTCGGTCAAGATTAATTATTAAGCGGTGCTAGATAAtagaatttttttaaaatcaaatacaTTACAGCTTTTATCCAAAactaatttaagccaaatatagtcaataaa
Coding sequences within:
- the LOC138879209 gene encoding uncharacterized protein; the protein is MKAQALTDHLAENPVDDEYMLLSTYFPDKEVNSIEEMVPDDHLVWKMYFDGAVNIKRVGIGAILISSIGHHYPAMAQLQFFCTNNTAEYEACIMGLKMAIDLDVHELLVMGDSDLLIRQAQSE